Genomic segment of Eupeodes corollae chromosome 2, idEupCoro1.1, whole genome shotgun sequence:
GATATACAAGTCGAGAGTTGTTATAAAGTTGAGGAATCTCTTTACTTGGTGGTCATTCATAGCCAAGCCAAATACAAGTTGAATTAATTGCAGCGTGTGATAGCAGTAGCACATTCACGTAATGTGCCGCCATCTTTGCAATGCAAAGCACTCCTTTCAGCCAGCTACGGATAGTCGAAAGATCGCAATGAATGCAAGTCCTTCCTCATCATGTGAACAATAGTTAATTTAATCTACAGTCAGTTTTTCAAGACAGTACCTACCACCGAGGATTGGCCAATTGATCTGTTTCACTATGTTCTTTTTTGCAGAAATTCACATTTGAATATCTTCCTTTGCATTTTTTGGCGAACTCTGTGATGTAGTTGGTGAGgatgtgtttataaataataaaataagaactatctTAATTTTcgctttttctaatttaaattgtaggtctctggaattcaattgaaatacctTCTTTCAATTATGATTTATTGCTTTCAATGCCGTcaatatcttcaattcaattctgCCTCTTGTTACCAACGAAGAAGGAGACAAGATCGGAAAATTTGCTGACGATGGTATTTGGCTGGACGAGGAAAACCCGTCGCCTTTTTCTCTTTATCAGTTCGTTTTGAAAATGCCAGATTTTGAAGTCGAGAATCTTCTAAAGTCGTTCACGTTGTTCAAGTAGTTTTATTCCACTGGAAGAAATTGCATTTCTCAtggaacaacacaaaaaatcaccagaGAAGAGAAAAGCACAAACGATTCTAGCTGAAGATATGACGCTTCTAGTCCATTGaggtgatttttaataaacaaataaatcatttcttttagctttttaagtttttctcttTCAGAGGCGGGTCTAAAACAAGCCGAAAAAGTCACAGAAGCGCTCTACAAGGCAAATGTTGAAGGACTAGGTGAACTGAACTACAACTAAATCCTATCGTTAAGATTTTTCCAGAGCCTGGACTATCTATTCTTGATCTGGCACTAAAAGCTTAATGTTTTACAACAGAGagtaagtgaaaagtgttaTGTTTCtgcttgatttaatttattttataattaaaaatcttctttcagCTGATACGATGAGAATCATCACAGCTGGAGGGTTCTATATCAAGCAATAGCGAACTAAAAACTTCGCACTAACATCACACTAACTCATCACCACAAACATCAGATACCATTTCTATCTAttagttcaaaatgttaaatgtctCCTTTTTGTTGGCAAGGATGAgcatatgaataaaaacaatttgtttagcttatatccatatttaattttaaaattcaataataatattgtattcttttttgtgatacaaataaataatttgaatcatTAAACATGTAGACTCCCTGGTTTGTTAatcatgtttatatattttttttaaatacaatgaaattaattcaaatatgtttttaaattccattcggCACTCAACGTTATAATTGGTGGTAATTGTGATGATTTCcaaatctacaattttttttcaatatttcgcttaaatttgttttgtacttTTTATCTAATCAAATTTATATCGTTTAAATGGGCGGGTAAAAATTCCAACGAACATTTTAGTTATGTAGGTCCCATTTTGTTCAAGGTTCGAGTTGTGCTGCCCCCAAACAACCGAAATGGGATGTTTTATATTGGCTAATCCGATCAATTTGTGCATTACCATTtgtatattctttaaaattcacTTGATTCAACCCCTGAAGAAAAAAGCACCAAcatctttgaattcaaaacaaattcctttattattaaagtaaagtaaatcataaataattttgaataacaatAATCCTAGTCAGCAAAGAAATAGtagaatatacaaaatatacaaaatttacactatagctcaaaataaataaacaagttgtttgcaaaaaagattaatttctagatatatgtacatagaaataaatttaggcttcaatttgaccaacttttacaaaaactttcgatGATAATGCGTGTTTTTGACGTTCTTTCTTTTCGGGCGTGTGTATGTATTCACAAAAGTATATTTCATCAAGAAACTAAGGGTAACATCATCGCCTGGTTTCAGTCCTTCTTCAGGTGTGAAGATCAATTTGATTATTACTTTATTGGACTTTCTTCAAGTGGtgaaactataaaaaataagagaaacaaCATAGAATAAGAATTTACAATTCGATTGTTATTTACTTTGGTTCctttcgttgaacttttattcgAAGTCGATCATTCGCCGTTCCTCTTCCTTGGTTGGCAGTTTCATAATGGTTGTGGCCATATGATACATCGTTGGGTTAGTTAGCTTGAGGATCAATTCAGTGGACGTGTCAGGCTTCAGTGGTTTTCACAACGCACAAGCAGAACGTTGGGCACATGGTAGTTAGCAAGCAATTGAATGCGATACTTGATAGATCCTGGATGGTACTCTGGCTTGATGACATTGTTTGCGCATTGTTGCTTCCGCTGCGAATGGAGGTTTTCACTGTGAATAGTTGATCGGCAGGTTGACCATGACGCTGCTAAATTGTCGtgactataaagaaattaattttcattaacaagGAAATCTTAAATGGAAGttgacttactttttttgatgttgattttctgTGTGAAAATCGATGGAATCCACTCGCCGACATCGTCAGTAGCTGCCGAGAGACTGATCTGAATCTGTTTGGTTTCTTGGGGATTCTTGTCGGGCCAGCTCATTTGCCTCCGTTAAGCCAGTGCGATTCTTAGGAGCAAAATAAATGGATTCgttgtagatttaaaatttgaactccCTTACAGTAAAGGTTGGACAATTTTTGAGTATTCCTGCGAttgtattcttgtttttcttgCGTCTCTTGCAGAACTGCAGACTGGTAGTAAACTCTTTACACCTAGAAGATGAAGATTAAGCTAGTTGACTACGATATGAATGTTTCGATACGTACTTACACAATTGATGGAGAAGGGCGTCAGCGGTCGACTATTATATGGCAAAACTTCCACTTGCATCATTGACTTGGTAGTGTTGTTTCTAATGGTTTTGATGGTGACACCTCCGCCGTCAACGCCTGCGGCAGCTCTTGCCATTGAgaagtacatacaaaaacaatgggCAGCATCTGtagttaaaaacattgatattattttgttaagagaaatataataaacaaaaaacttaccaGCAAATCAGCGCCTTGTTTGGTATGCTTTCCAAATTACTTAAAGGAAATTGCTTCCTGCATTTTGgcaatatctaaaatgaaaagacagactataaaataaatctccttcactgcaatttgacttactttttattcaatgaagtgAACTTGTATATACcctcattataaagaattttggtctgaaaaatatcaaattatattaaaaatcaaaacaattaacaaaaacttactcttaaaaatccgaaacccattgtttatgttttgttttgcaaaattgattgtcatttttggcgggtcacaaaaattccataagtttctttttagcccaatcccccattttgcttttttttctccactcacatgtattcaccgatagagaatttgagagagttcacctcgaatttgggagagttcacctcgaataaaatttgagggtgtttcaggtaggacgggtaccggtcgggactctagataatatatttcctctatgacgAAAACCATgatcaaatgtcattttgacagtaGTAAGGGAAATtattcttgactaactttccaataaagttgctctaatcagaaaacaatattttggcaGCTGGCTAATCAGATACTATAAActtgccttaatttcaagtcccTTACATTGAGAATCGAAGATTAtttcttaccaattttttgtagattttaattttcatcaaaaaaactgagaattggatttttataaacatttttctgaatatctttaatttttaccaagatatttggtggaaatcaatttttagtaaagcttttgttttttatttctaaaaaaactgttattcgatttttctcaaaaggaCTAGTccaaattcaactagctttgtgaagctttgacagcatctacagggacgagctgtatagagccatgtctagttttggcatccctgccaaactcgtctgtttgtgcaggatgaccatggagaattcacgctgctccataaaggttggaaacaacttaacagaacctgtcgatgtcaaaaaaggttttagacgagGTGATGCGcagtcatgcgattttttaacgtcgtgcttgaaagaatagtgcagagctcacacgtcaacactagtggcactatctttcaaaagtctgtccaattacttgcatatgctgatgacattgacataatcggaagaactcagcgtgatgtcaatggggcttttgtgagtattgaggcagaggcgtcaaaaatgggtttaacgtttaatgcgggcaaaacaaagtacatgctgtcgtctagaaaggacatacaataccgaccgtcaaaacgtcacaatcgacagacgtaactttgaggtagtcaaggacttcgtctacctaggctccgctgtaaacgcagaaaacaaccccagcgctgaaatcaaacgcagaataacaattgctaaccgctgtttctttggactaagaaagcaattgagtggtaaggtcctctctcgagggaccaaagtgttgctatataagacccttatcatccccgtcctgctatacggtgcagaagcatggaccatgacaaaagcggatgaaagcaccttgggtcgcttcgagagaaaagttcttcgtgtgataaacggtcccgtatgcatcgaaggggagtggaggagaagatggaacgacgagctgtacgggctgtacagcgacgtagacttagccagaagggtaaaagtccaacgactaagatggctgggtcacgtagagcgcatggaaaccaatgctccggcccggaaagtcttcgaatccacacccacaggacagcgcagtagagtaaGGCAGCgtatcaggtggcgcgcacaagtggaaggtgacctcacccaacttggagcgcgaaactggagacatctagctagggaccgagctagatggaaaagtttgttgggtgaggccctagttcacacaggactgtagcgccaccttaagtaagtaagttgtgaAGCTTTATACCTTCAtcggaattcaaaatttaactaatcaAATTTGAATATACGCATATACAGAACTTCTCCACAGAAATTTCattttgagtttcaaatttaataattgttcaAATTTCGTCAGGgcaatgcaatacaaaaatgtttgaacttttgaaattaatttttaggggATAGGAATTTTTGAACCAAACCGGTATAATAGCACTTAACTAGCATAAAATGAGCCCTAAATTAACCTatcattagattttttaaattttgtttggtttagaaagtctAAAAATATGTCAACTTTGCAACTCAATTTAGGGGATGGAGATACTAATTTGGAGATTCGCTAACTTAGGAGCCCAAAAACAGCCCTAAAttcatcatcagtttttttaaaattatgaaccTAAAGGAGTGGTGCTTCCAGTTTAACGTCAAGCTAGGAAAATCACAAGTTTGAGAGGCAATGGATTTTTATACCAAGTCGGGATTAGAACACTAATCATTCTTCTTGAAGCCGTTGCTTAAGTGCACTTATTGAAGAGCCAGGTTTTCGCGAACTCGACGGTCCAATTCATCCCACAAATTCTCAATTGGGTTAAGGTCTGGACATTGTGGAAGTgtttggataacttttggaGAGTTATACAACAGCTATTTCCTTACAGCATACGCCTTGTGcttagggtcgttgtcctggtaaaatttgaaattccttaaaatgccTATTTTCTCAGCACtttgcttaaattttcttttaggatcTTCAAatagtatttcttttttaatatactgTCGATTAATACTAAAGTTTCCATGCCTCTTGCTGAAATGCAACCCCAAAATACGATGTGCCCGcctccatgcttcactgtttgcTTTGTGTTCCTGCTTCATTTGGCTTGCGCCACACCATAACTCTTCCATCCAAAGAGGTTGTAAATACTCTCGTCAGAAAATATTACATCATCCCACCAAGTTGcatccttatttttgtgttacCTCGGAAATTTGATCCGAATTTGCCTGTTGCGCATATTGATAAATTGCTTTTTTCGGGCAACACGACCATTGTAGCCATTTGTCTTTATGGTTCGGCGTACCGTTGAtgcagatattttctttttgcattccattAACACTTCTTGCACAGTTTTTGGTGCACTTAAACGAGGATTTGCTTTAATTATTCTTACTATAAGCCGTTCTTCTTTcattgttaacttttttggttGACCCATCTGCTTCCTTGGTTCGATCCTTCCTTCTCTTTTATACCTGCGCAAAATATCACCGACAGTGTTTGGCTTCATGTCTAAGATAtcagcaattttgtttgtatgtttcacCTTTATTATGGTGATAAATaaaaaggtttcttttttcaaggcttgcattATTTCCTTTGCGCTCTAtgaacaactttttaaataaaaccaaacgatctaacactaaatcattttaaaaatgtatgcaaacgtctagtcaacattttattttaacggtactcttgaatagacaaactgttaatcggagcaaatgtcaaactcagcaaaaaaaaaaaaaaaaaaacgaatattaatgaagcgcTTACATGTGTTCTTTTTGCGTAGTTTATCGTATATCTTAAAGCAGTTAAGTGATTGcacacatttttaatgaaatatttagggaataatatattaatttatagaATAACCAAATAATAAACCTAAATGCAACTTTTACTACGAAAACACCAACAAAagtatgtttaagaataaaaaccgaatattaatgacactcactgtatgtacttaatattaaatattcgcTAAAAAACGAGACGTGTATCTTCAGTCCAGTTTAAGCTTTAATCGACTAAATTAAAGtcggaaatttttaaaatgagttttttcataatttttaaagaaacactatttttaaatattaggtaCTTTTAGgtcaagtttatatttttcgtaACTTTAAGTATTTGTACGGGCGTTGATCTGTCCCAAAATAGATAACTCCGTTTTTCTAAAATGGCTTCCTGCATCTCAATGATGAACTCTTTTGAATCTGAAACAATTTCCATTTATAATATATCAAAATCAATACAACTACTTCTgtattcaaaaatcttttgtttaccTAGTAAATCCAAGAATGTTCTTAACGTGGATTCATTTCGAACTGTAGCTGCTAATATCATTTGAACTTTGTTCTCCATTAGTCTAAAGAGATGCTCAATTATACCTAATAGACTATCAAATTCAGAAGAATCGTAAACAACATCGGCAGCAAGGACGACATCGAACTTCTTCGTTCCAACAAGTTCACATTCTTCCCAAGGCAAATATAAAATTGAGCATTTCTTAGAATCATCTGACAAAATGTCCTTCGTGTTAGGGAGGAAGTTTAAACTTCGATTAGTATTTAGGATATCGATAACTTTTGGGCTTCCATCAGTTAAGATGACATGTTTTGCATCGCAACACTTCGATACAATGAATCCACATAAACCAGTCCCAGAACCCAATTCAATGACTGACTTTCCTCGAACTAATTCGGTATTATGGAGTAACCAATCGCTTAAGGCCAGAGAAGCTTGCCAGCTACAAAGACCTGTTGTTCCATCAGCAACGAAGCTTTTCGATTCTTTTAAGGTTACCACAGAATCGTGGTAGGTTAGCGAATAGTGTTTGTAGGAGAATTTTTCGTCATTTGTTGTTTGAGAATTAAGGTTACAAAATGCTTCATAGATCTCGTCATGAATTTCAACACCTGACTGTTCTAAGTGGTTTATGAGTTTCTTGAAAAACTTCAGTTGGTAACTGGAGCTAATTGGATACTTCTGGTTGAGTTCATTGTTGTGCGTGCAGTCGATGAGTAGTTTTTGGTCTTCCCAGGTGAGATTGGACAGCGGTTTCCTGCAGAGCGACTTGTTTCATAATAATTTGCATTATGTTTATAATAGGAAACTTACCAATCTATTAAGTTAAGTGGGTAGCAGCAAAGGAACTGTCTTTTTAATACATCCAAACTATTTTCCGAaggcatatttttattttgtttatagaacaaaactaaacaaataaatcccacgttgtttttttttattctttgatctgtcaaaagtgacaacttCAGCCGTGACAGCAATGACGTTTAGATACGTtagatttaataatatttatgcgTACAGTACTTCTCAAACCGCGTTAATTTTAGACATAGGGTAAAGAACGCTTTGTAAatcttaacaaattttctaaatgAAAAAGATGTAAGTAAATAGTCCATATCTAATGGGTCGATGATTGTGCTGCAGTGTAGACACATGGAAACGTTCATGGCGAATTGAAGGAAAACGTCATacgtcaaaaaaattaatttcggcGCGAGTGAAATTGAACGAATAACAAATAATACACTTTCAGAagagttatttattattttctactttaatttcttttttaaatttaatttggtaTGCATTTGAAGAACACTGAATCACCAGAAATTCAACTTCATTGAAAGTTTAgcccttatttgttttaaaacgataaaatttaaatcaaaaatacaaagtGTGGAAAAAATTCATAATTGGCTAACAAAATACAATCGAATAATGATATCAGTTGATTTGGAAAGTTTTTACCCCCAAAATTATTAGATCTGAGAGACATCTATCTCTCAAATgtttcaatgtttaaaaacgAAGGCTGTTAAAAATGTCCACTTTCATTTTATAGAGATGGTAAAagacaaaagatttttaaacttaagtgtGAAAAAACGGACATAAAGCTATGGCTTCTTAAAATCCATGGGCTGGATGTTGCTTTTCAAAGATAAATAGTCAACAACAATCCAACATATTCCGTGTAGATGGATCTTACAAATGTTATTAGCATTTTATATATCCATGGTATTTATGCCTCTATGTAGTATATAAtagaaacaattcaaaatatagATTAAATACTTTGCAATTCAGAACCATTTTAATAGTTTGATGCTCgaccttttcttttaattaagcTTGACACCTGTTTGGCATTGGATAATACTACTGCCTCCATGTTTAACCGCTTCCTTGGTGTATTGTGGACTGAGTTTTTTCAAAGGTTGTCTTCAACCGGTTTTGTCTGCCATCACATCCAAACAAGTTGATCTTCGTTTCTTCAGTCCATAAAACATTTCTTCACTTTTTAACTTCTTCTTGTCCAAACCAACTAATATGACCTGAAAGGTATTTTGAACGAGATGCAATGCTTTTGTTTCTATGAAAAGGCACTCTTCTTGCGATCCTCTAATGATCCTGCGATTTTCTCTGGTATTTCTTAGTTGGCTAAACTGTTTTTTGCCTCTCTGTGGATTAATAACGCTAGTGACTCGAGAGATCCAAAAGCTCCTAGCGATTTCTCTTAGTAATTTTCCTTCTTTCACTGTTTTTCACGGACTATAATTTtctaaacattaatttaaatttaattttattattaaatgttcCAGAACGAACTTACTCTCTTATAAAAGTAAAGTCTTTAAGAAATAATTGATAATTGTTTTGGATCAGCTTCTTTaggatgtaaaacaaaaaaaacaaaaaatgtattcggATACCCTATCTTATTGAGATGACATAGTTAGTAAAGCAACTATCCAATTATGAAACACGACCATTTTTGTAAATCCCTCGtgccattttaaaaaacaaaataataaattggatggcgcaacagtccgtttgtgaACTAGGGattagtgactgacaactctcaaccattcctgtgagcgagtactgttgtcagggacggaagggacctaaagttttaagctgaaaccgaacggcaaatttgagaaagcaattttcatgacaagaattattcttggagaatttgtcaattcatcgcaagaggcagtatccgcgaaaaaaaaaactttaggtggcataggcagggatcgaacccaagaactctcgcatgacagtccatggcactttttttttttttaaattcatttttattaattcattcttaaacctatcttaaagctagacaaaaattcataaaactagcctaattatccataacttacaactaacttaatggtcccatatggacactctaagttaaaatataacactAGCTACTAATGCATTTCggtcctaagatctattttacttcaatttatattttatttatttatgtatttattataaaattttgaaaaaaaactaatatcaagatccttttttttatttttacttaaacaaacttaaaataaggtccttaatataaaactaactaacttaaactacctattctacctataaactacttaaaactagaacaaccacagcagcaaatcttactatctaacatttttgtttttcatattttgttgtcttctttttttttattccatgttttgttttttatttaaatgtttttttattctattttttattttttgtatttttttattgtttttttttttttctatttctttttatgcCACCATGTCTATTctaattaaaactaaaccctaaaactataaaacaagtatgtaagccggccaaggcttaaaaccccatcccgactacccactatcaagtgccgattgaagccaccaaaactggttctcctgcttcaccctatcagttcggtcccgttcggacacagccctctgaccctggtcagagcagcatttatatgtttatcgaaatataaatactgatctacccagataccgaggtatttcactacacttttgctcgctaatggctgcccgtgaagatgaACGATGACCATCtggcgccaattcttgcacgtatccctcgtggccctagccaatgGAGTCCGCAACAGAATTGTGTCCGACTtctggatatttattttcagttcccagtcgtcgcaatatcgctgaatcttgtcgaaatcacgctgccagagaattctaataacctcaacctttccggccgttctgtacgcaattagatcgttggcgtacgcaattgcctttgtaagattacctatcagatcgctggtgtaaatgctgaagagaatcggtgaattcaccgctccctgttgaagaccatttttaattgaaagtgctgtggtagaagttacattgccacttttgacaacaaactttctaccgttacaGTCCATGGCACTAACCATAATGCCACGTGTACTCGTGCCATTTTACTTAACGATATTGTCCGCGTTCGATTAGATAGAGGGATTCCACAACAAGAATGAGgttctttaattttaacaaaaggtaaacaaaaccttccaagggtaccagccacaaaTCGTAAActtgtaaagacgatcaggggaacatcgtagtagaaccgcaatctattttgagaatatggaaagaccacttctacGAATTatgtaacggcgatgacgaatcgCATTATGATGTAAGGAAAATAGAAGCCCTAAACCTATGCGATGcggatcaacaattccgcctacccgacctctacgaagtgaagatagccaCATACATCTAAACTGAAGTACAACAAAgatgctggagctgacggcatcgctgccaaattattcaaagcagcagtcAATGACTTGATGGAGAGTATGCACCGACTCATCTggaaaatatggtcggaaaagaGCATGCCCTATGAGTGGAGTcccagcatagtttgcccaatacacaAGCAAGGAGATCCTTTAAATCGTGCCAACAAcggaggcatcagtctcctgaacattgcatataggatcctttctgccgtaatataagaacgtctgaagccgttcgtaaAAGACAATCTTATACGTTTGTGCagatgaagaatgcacgctgctttatcaaggtcggTAAAGATCTCACCggtgcatttgatgtcaaaaaaaatttagacaaggcgatgcactgtcataagacttctttaacataatattccaaaggtctatccaattactcggatacgcaccTGATAtagacataattggaagataaacGTTTTGTCAGTGGAggatttttgagcattgcgacggaagcggaaaaggtcaaacgaaaaataaatcttgcaaaccgttgcttctttggactaagaagacaattgagaagtaaagtcctcactcgagcatctaaaatcaccatcaccATGTAAGACGCTCATCATCCCGTTTCTTATTAGtggcactgaggcctggaccctttcaaagtaagatgagaacgtcttaggatgcttcgagagaaaaattcttggggcgatttttggtcccgtctgcatagatggagctGAAGGATGAAAAGATACAACGAAGAACTATACGGGCTGTAGAGCGACACTAACCTGGTTAAAAGAATAcaagtccaacgacttaaatGGCTGTGTCATGTAAAccaaatggacatcaacgctccagccaggAAGTTCTTCGAATATAATTCCAAGGAactgcgcagtagaggaagaccgcaactcaggtggCATACGCAGGTTGGAGAAGatttcaaccaacttggcgtgcgaaactggagacagttagTTACTGATCGACCTGGATGTCgtttgaggcccaggtccgccc
This window contains:
- the LOC129945998 gene encoding protein-lysine N-methyltransferase EEF2KMT; protein product: MPSENSLDVLKRQFLCCYPLNLIDWKPLSNLTWEDQKLLIDCTHNNELNQKYPISSSYQLKFFKKLINHLEQSGVEIHDEIYEAFCNLNSQTTNDEKFSYKHYSLTYHDSVVTLKESKSFVADGTTGLCSWQASLALSDWLLHNTELVRGKSVIELGSGTGLCGFIVSKCCDAKHVILTDGSPKVIDILNTNRSLNFLPNTKDILSDDSKKCSILYLPWEECELVGTKKFDVVLAADVVYDSSEFDSLLGIIEHLFRLMENKVQMILAATVRNESTLRTFLDLLDSKEFIIEMQEAILEKRSYLFWDRSTPVQILKVTKNINLT